One stretch of Pyrenophora tritici-repentis strain M4 chromosome 4, whole genome shotgun sequence DNA includes these proteins:
- a CDS encoding SnoaL-2 domain containing protein has product MSTLAAQKATTQAVIDAYNAWDIEKILAVRAPDCTTRVLPASMGRPNMSNSEYRERMNQVMSCFRKFTLTIHEEVHDADAHKCMMHLSSTSETDIGPYTNEYALILHLTDDGKQVIKFLEFVDSAYSTKFFAALAEAGLGK; this is encoded by the exons ATGTCTACCCTCGCCGCCCAAAAAGCAACGACCCAAGCCGTCATCGACGCATACAACGCATGGGACATAGAAAAAATATTAGCTGTTCGAGCGCCAGACTGTACAACACGAGTCCTTCCTGCATCCATGGGGAGACCGAATATGAGCAATAGCGAGTACCGCGAACGTATGAATCAAGTAATGTCGTGCTTCAGGAAGTTCACT CTTACCATTCACGAAGAGGTGCATGATGCGGACGCGCATAAGTGTATGATGCACTTGTCCAGTACATCCGAGACTGACATCGGACCGTATACGAACGAATACGCACTGATCTTGCATTTGACGGACGACGGGAAGCAAGTTATCAAGTTTTTGGAATTTGTAGATTcggcttactccacgaaaTTCTTTGCGGCGCTGGCCGAGGCAGGACTGGGGAAGTAG